AGGGTTTTGCTAACGAATCCTCCTGGAACACTCTTTAAggattccatttaaagaaattatttttattcaaaaagttaaacatttcaatttcaaatgcATTGACTccacacattttcataaaaacttactatttaagatccTTAAAGAGTGCCCTGGCATTTCCCTTTCTTTTAACAGGCAAACAAATTAAGAATCCCAAAGAAGAGCAATATTTAATAGAAACCAGTAGTCATAGCAAATGCGTTTCAAACAACCAAGTAGTTGTACATGTAATATAAGCCGAATCCGGATATCTGCAATAGCGGTGGCATCTTTAAATTGATGAAGCTAATGATAGAAAATCTTCAATGTGTTTACCTCGACACGTGGTTGTCCAGGAAGAAGCTTTGCAACTGCAGTACCTACTACAGCATGACCAGCCTCATGTCGTGCAACAACAGCTTTCTCAATTCCTTGCAACTTGGCAGTCTTCTTCTCTATGCCCTAAAACAAGTAATTCGGTTCATATTCACCACAACTagtctaatttattattttgttgtttgaCAGAAAATATTCAATTATAACAAGAAAATATTCAAGAGTGACAAAAGACCAATTTGTGTCAATTATATACCAGTGAGTATAACTTACAGCTATTGATCTTTCTACAGCATGAATGAAATCAATTTTCTCGACTACAGCTTTACTTTGTCTTCCAGCCAGTAATGCGGCCTCATTTACTAGGTTTGCAAGATCTGCTCTGTAACAATGACTTGTGTCAAATCAAATTCTGATCTCTATGTATTCGAAGAGAAAAGGAGAGTGCAAGCGAAAAATATAGTAAGCTCAATTACCCGGTGAAACCAGTGGTCATAGAAGCAATGTCACCAAGGCCAACATCTTTGGCTAAAGGGAGTTCTTTTTTGGAAACATGAACTTTAAGGATAGCTTCTCTTCCAACCCTATCAGGCGCTTCCACCTGTAAATTTTTTTGGCAAGTTTGTTACAGATATGCAGAGTCAATAATTCATAGTTCAATATCAGTAATTCAGTATTCTATACCTACACATAGAGGGGATTCCAAGTTTTAGTGGTCTTTTTTCTTATTTACACTTatacacacaaacacacacacacaagcacatgaatgaatgaaaggTAATGggcaacaagctgcgccgctaaaCCTTTATGCATGGCAAAACCAACCCTCTGAAAAACTACATCCACAAACCAAGGGGACACACTTTGAACTCTTTTCAGAAAATCCACaacaataattcaatttttttaaattaatgacATAAAATTTTGTAACTTCCATAACTTCTATCGAGAAAAGCGAACAGGCAGACAAAAATGTTAGTGTCTGTCTGCATACTAGTTAAAATAAAGGAGGCAGTGTACTAATATACGATACAGACCATAACTACGCGATCAAATCTTCCTGGACGACGAAGAGCAGGGTCCAAGACATCTGCCCTATTAGTAGCTCCAAGAACTATCACTGCAGAGTTGCTGTCAAAGCCATCCATCTCCTGCAATGTAACTTTAACTTTTTAGCCTCATATAGGGGCAGTAGGgtctttttcttaatttttttacatttgaAAGAATGAGTAATGTCAAAGGAATACTACTAACAGTGAGTAACTGATTCAGGGTTTGTTCTCGTTCATCATTGCTGACCATGCGAAATTTGCCATCACGACTTTTAGCTACAGCATCTATCtgcatacaaaaaaaaactctgatcATCCCATGCAATGTTGTCGGAATCACAAGTCGGGATGCAGGATTCACATGCAACATGAGAATACATTTTTATACCTCGTCGATAAATATTATGGATGGAGCTTCCTTCTTTGCCCTTGCAAAGAGATCTCTTACACGAGAGGCACCCATACCAACAAACAACTCTACAAACTCACTAGCAGAACAACTTATAAATGGCACATCAGCTTCCCCAGCCACAGCCTTTGCTAGTAGAGTCTTGCCTGTCCCAGGAAGGCCCACCTGTAACATAAATCAACCGATATTTACTACCTATCACTTGatccaaaacaaaaattcatcAAATTACATGATACACTAGCTCAAAAATGCCGAAACAACAGGACCAAAATTAGTTCAACGATTTATTCAGATAAGTTATAACTACCTGTGACATGCACATAGGTTAGTCAAACAAAATATTAGTCCAGTTTTTTGCAACTTAAGAATTACTTaaatattgtgtcaaaaaaaaaattacttaaatatgATAATGAATATAACACAGTAGGAAATTCTGCTGAATGTTAAATGAAGATAAACCAGttcaaatttcacaaatttgaTTCCTTCAGAGTGTTATCCGCAACTCACCAATAAAACACCGCGAGGAGGACGAGCGCCGAGTCTTGTGTATCTGTCTGGATTTCGAAGAAATTCCTGACAAGAGAAAATCAGCATAATCAAAACTACTTCCCTGTATCACcattcaaaatgaaaatatatgacTAAGCTGTATAATAAAAAGCCTTTTAAACACCCCGCAGATTGTAAGCACTGAAAATGATGAGATAATGGCCTACCACAATCTCTTCTAACTCCTCTTTAGCCTCATCCACTCCAGCAATGTCAGCAAAAGTGACTGTTTCACCTCGTTCAGATGACTTTGTACCGGAAGGGCCTGATTTGCGGTTTCGAAGCTGACCAGTAGTATGCTGCAAGCAACCAATAATCATTTAGAAAAACGTATCGTTTTAAAATTGTAGGGaacatttagtaaaaaaaaaaaattaggaaacgTGAGTTGAATCAGAAGGCCCAATAAATCAAAAAGGGTTAAGAATGCAAAGTCACACCACAGAAAAGTTTATAGGTAATCGACTGAGAACCCCTGCAAGCCCAGCAGCACAAAAAAAGGCTATCTGCGAAATTGAGAATGAAAGTCAGAATGTCACAGTTATATATATGTATCTACCACGAAAACCATGGAAATTGATAACAAATTACAATAAGAAGGTGAATATTAAGAACCAGTGatacattaaattaaatcaaatgtACAAATCAAGGCTTGATATTTAGTTTACATTAATTATGCAGTATTAGTTAGAGTGAACATAACCTGTTCACAGCTACAACAATGCATATTTAACACATTTCAAGAATCAAAAGGCTCTTTGTTTCTGCCTGGTGTATGCATATTAACTTCATTATGCCTATATAAAACTTAGCTTCTTTTAAACAAAGTATCCATATCTTCAAGAATTTATAGCTTCAAATGGGGTATTATCATGGTTGTTAGAATCTTACAATACATTAACCTGGTCGATATGAATCTCTAGTATGTATCTATTTGGACATGAATCTCATTTTCAATCCCCGATTCACTATAATGAATCCCGATCAATTGATTTCATTCTAATGAAACACTAACTAAACTTAGTGTAGTCAACTACGGTTTTGTTTTCAACTTTGCATAACCAACCACTTTTCTTTTGTCATTCCTTTATGACTTgaatattgaattattttgaggTTCATATATGATAGATATATCAGCTTACAATTTTGTTATTGCAATTGTGTTTTACTTAAATATGACCTACTTTTAATGGTAATGTATCTTACGATTCATAATAAGAACTTGTTAAAAAGGTCTTACACCTCTAATAGCTATTGATTTGGATCATTAACACATTTTTAAAGGACTTGGTGAAAGGATTGCGATCTTAGAAATAACCATAGTTCTTATTAATCCTTCAAGAGTCATAAAAGTGTCTCCCAACAACTGAAATGCCACAATGAAAAAATTAAGCTTCAAATATCCAGCCTCCTCTGTAAACATGAAACTGAAGAAGcggagaagagaaagaaaatagcTAGAACTATAGCAGATTGGGGTCAGATTGGTTTCAGAAAATGTTTCATGTTctcatattttagtttttgcttTTATATTACAAATCTATCGCCTTGTTTTCACtctgttttaaaatattttgttcttAAACGTGAAACCGAAAATGCTTTTTCAAACTAATGAGACCCTTGATATTCATTTCTAGCATAAATCTCCTCACACTCTAAGTAAATTCAGCTTAGGTATGAACTTATATCTAAAGTTTCCAAaacaaacaataataattagGCCAAATGCATCAGAGGGTCCTTTAAGTTTCATGTTTCTAACTTGTTGCACTGTTACCCTTCCAGTTATCCTCTGTTACAAAAACTTGTTGCATCGTTACTCTTCTagttaatctcatcaaatatgTGCCTTTTTCACCAAAATATCCACCATGGTGGAAGTCAACGTTAACAACCATAGTGCAACAAGGGTAACGGAGGTTAACTAGAAGGATAACGGTGCAACAAGTTAGAAACGTAAAGGAcctatttgttacctaaaaaacttaaaatacctaactgttacctaaaaaacttaaaggacctaaCTGTTATAAATGTGAAGCTTAAAGGATCCCTGGATGCATTTGACCTAATAAATAATGTAAGTCATCTACTCTATGCATTTGACCTATGGTCGGTGAAAATTACTAATCTTTCTCCTAATCAGTTACCTCCACTCTCATGCAAGATAATCCGttacaaaaaacataaaagtagTAAACTAGGAACTAAATACCAATTGAAATACCAGATTATGTTATGGTCAGTGCAACAAATTCTTAACTACCAACTAATTGAAGGTTAGTTAAACCTTACAGAAATTCAAACATAAGGACTAAATTCAATCAACTTCCATACCAGTGCAGTGTTTAAGAATCCACCAGAACGTTTATCGGGCGACCCAAACACCACCTCATTCTCCAACATCTTTTCATAAGGAGCTCTAATATCACTTGGCCTTGTTGTAGTATAAACTATCCTTCTAGTTGGTGCAACACCTTTCACCAAAGACTCTGATTCATGCAacctactactactactactatctCCTGAAACTTCACCATCATGAACATTTCTAACACCACTTTTCAACTTGAACATAACATGAACCCcatcaacctccacttttctcaCCTGGTTGCTATTAACTCTACTCAAAAACTCACTATAAGGCACAGGCACAAACGATGTTTGAGACTTAGGAACCAACCCGGGTAACGATGTTCCGGGTAGGATCAACTTCATAACAAAAATCATCAACCCTAATTGCAATACAAAAACCCCAGTTTCCTGTCCCTGAACCAGCGGTTGCCACCGTAACTCCGGCCACTTCCACCGCCACCAACCACCCTTCCTCTGTTTCTCCTTCCTCCTGTCCGAACCGGAGCTTGTCGAACCggtatcatcatcaacaacaacaaccggACCCTCCCCGGTTTTTTTCTCATCCGAACTCGAACCGGTTGCTGAATCTGTCTCACTTGTAGAACGACAAACCCATCTTGTGGGTCTGTCGTTGTTGACCGAAAATCCAAAGCTTCGTGAATTGGATGAAGGTAGAGATTTAAAACGACATGAAGAAGGAACAAAACGACATGGGTAAGGAGGAACCCTAGAATTTAGGCGGGAAAATTGGCAAGGTTTGTTATGGATTAAGGGAGATCGATAGTGAAGATGATACTCTAAAGGTAACATTCGAAGAGAGTTTTTATGAGACACAGAAacgaaaaattgaaaattgtgaaTTGGGTTGCAGAGGAACAATGGTGGATGAGGAAGAGGAAGGAGATGAAGAAGCGACGCTGAATTTCAGCCGTTGGATTATTTGGAGACTTGGGAAGATTTCAACCCTTTGATTAATTCTGGTATCTGTTTCTCtcgtctttttttatttatttttattggatTGGATATTGGTTGGTACTGGTCATGTTTCTAGTCAAAGAACAAATCTACTGATTTTttcattgcaaaaaaaaaaaaaaaaaactactgaTTTATTTTTGACGGCAAATCTActgattttttgtttaaatatatttttagcatttttaaatatatcaacttttatttttaaggttaaattgtatttttggccTCTTAAGTTTAACAAATTTAGCtccataattttcaaaatagcaattatGGTCCCCTATCTTTATCTCATTTTACAAAAGATCAATTTTAACTAAGTGAACGCTGATGTGataagtcacttaagtgactgaAACACATGACACGTTTAGTAGGTAGATTAGTGGGACAAGTTGACTAATGATATAGTcagagactaaattgacggTATGGACGaaacaaatttttcattttaaatctCTAAATCTCaattgatgcatatatttttttcgGTGCCTCTCAATCTCCAAGTACCTCTATTGCATAAATTTTGTATGCCGAGAGATTCTAAattataatctataatctatgaAGTATGGATATCTTTATGATTAAGCGTGTCGTGGTGTCCGACACTCGTTTGACACTCATATAACACATGTCGGATAGTTCATATCAGTGTCCAAAAAACACTCAATTTTTCCTTTACATTGACACTCCATTGATCGGTGTCTGACATCTGTAACACACTCGTACGACACTTGTCAGACAAGTATCCCGAAAATTTTtgtgtcgaaacaacaatattgatcaacgAGGGGTTGAAGAGATTACATTTTGTTAACAATATTTTTAGCTTTTTCGATAGTAAATGGATAATTAAAGGTAAAATaatatcatatcttgttttaaaactttttttgagaaataatttgctcaacataaatttatatgtatatattttaattctcaatttatatcttttataaatatgtaacgGTGttggtgtcctatattttttatatcagcGGTGTCGCCGTATCCGTATCGTGTTGTGATGTATGTGTAGGAGTCCGTATGTTCATTTTTTGTATGGCTCAAAGGATATCATTTATTCTCATAGGTACAAAGATATAATTCTCGCAAGAAATCGTGATGATGATTAGTTACAAAGACAATTCTTACAACAAACtttgtaaattattaaaaaggaGTATTATGTAATTAGATTATTTGTGCATGTGTGAAAGTTATGTTCGGAGAAAAAGTGTTTCAATTAGGGTTGTCAACTACTTAATTTTTAGCATCTTGCTAACTAGTGTTTTGGTGCACTAGTtaattaagaaaatcaaaacaagtaatttttatattaaaaatagtgttttttaatattttaaaagttaattatACAAGTTTTAAGATCATTTTGctatatttgatttattaattaatattacagTGCACTGGTTAATATTTTCCtaacttttattataattaagaATACATAGGAGAAAGATAACATATACCATAGGCATATATTAAGaaactcaatataaaaaaatttcttaaaagcCGCACATACAACCAGGCCCGGCCCCTATGGACATGCAGGGTGAGCGACGACATCAAGCCTCAAAATTTTCGGGCCCCTATttgtagggatggcaacgggcgcccatgggtgcgggtttgacacttaccaaacccacacccgaaatcatcacccaaacccaaacccaaagactgttcgggtggcaaaacaacacccacgcccacacccattgggttcgggttttttccacccaaacccacaacacatttaaaaataatttgcaaatttaagaaattaaattccaacatagactttgaattaaattacaactaaaattaaagtcttccaaagaaattcaaacatagactttcaagaaattacaacatatactttcaaaaaattaaattacaactaaaatttaaggttttccaaggaaattgagggagactatgagggtaattaagtaattataaaatatttcgggtgggtgtatgggtttcgggtgtgggtttgactgataccaaacccacacccatattatcgggtgtcacccgaacccaaacccggtcaaatcgggtttcgcccgttgacttgggtttgaattcgggtgggtctctcgagtttgagtttttttgtcatccctacCTATTTGCTCACTAATGCCACTTTGCTCTGACTTAtgaaactgatttttttttttcctttttttctttcttttatgtttACACTTCCTCTCATTGTTTTCTCTAATGCACCTTTGTGCATAGTAAAACTCCTAAAAAAAAGGATCTATGAAATTTTCAACCAAGCAAAAAAGTTTCCTTAAAAAAGGCAAACTAAATTGTCATGGTTCACAACCGACTAACATTTGTTAGAGGATCAAAATTATGTTTATTGGTAGCCATCACTTGAGAGAAAATTGACCTTGTTTTTCTCTTTACTCctttagtttttcaattttctagTTGGTTTCTATGAACCTTTACCAAAACACATCAATGCTGCATTTTTCTTATCCA
This portion of the Trifolium pratense cultivar HEN17-A07 linkage group LG3, ARS_RC_1.1, whole genome shotgun sequence genome encodes:
- the LOC123914087 gene encoding ATP-dependent zinc metalloprotease FTSH 9, chloroplastic isoform X1, with product MLPLEYHLHYRSPLIHNKPCQFSRLNSRVPPYPCRFVPSSCRFKSLPSSNSRSFGFSVNNDRPTRWVCRSTSETDSATGSSSDEKKTGEGPVVVVDDDTGSTSSGSDRRKEKQRKGGWWRWKWPELRWQPLVQGQETGVFVLQLGLMIFVMKLILPGTSLPGLVPKSQTSFVPVPYSEFLSRVNSNQVRKVEVDGVHVMFKLKSGVRNVHDGEVSGDSSSSSRLHESESLVKGVAPTRRIVYTTTRPSDIRAPYEKMLENEVVFGSPDKRSGGFLNTALIAFFCAAGLAGVLSRLPINFSVHTTGQLRNRKSGPSGTKSSERGETVTFADIAGVDEAKEELEEIVEFLRNPDRYTRLGARPPRGVLLVGLPGTGKTLLAKAVAGEADVPFISCSASEFVELFVGMGASRVRDLFARAKKEAPSIIFIDEIDAVAKSRDGKFRMVSNDEREQTLNQLLTEMDGFDSNSAVIVLGATNRADVLDPALRRPGRFDRVVMVEAPDRVGREAILKVHVSKKELPLAKDVGLGDIASMTTGFTGADLANLVNEAALLAGRQSKAVVEKIDFIHAVERSIAGIEKKTAKLQGIEKAVVARHEAGHAVVGTAVAKLLPGQPRVEKLSILPRSGGALGFTYTPPTNEDRYLLFIDELHGRLVTLLGGRAAEEVVYSGRVSTGALDDIRRATDMAYKAIAEYGLNQTIGPMSISTLSSGGIDESGGAAPWGKDQGHLVDVVQREVQTLLQSALAVALCIIRANPTVLEGLGAYLEEKEKVEGEELQKWLKLVVAPTELALFIKSTQESLFPLQESLLPLETRS